Below is a window of Pelagicoccus albus DNA.
CCGAAGGGCGTTTACCACTCCATGACGGACGTTATCCACAAGGTTCTGAATGACCTCACCGTGGACGATTGGGCCATCATCATCGGTGGAGACTCGCACACCCGCATGTCGAAGGGTGTCGCCTTCGGAGCCGACTCGGGAACAGTCGCTTTGGCACTCGCCACAGGCGAAGCAACGATGCCGATACCGGAATCCGTCAAGGTCACCTTCAAGGGGGACCTCAAGGATCACATGGACTTCCGCGACGTCGTTCACGCCACACAGGCCCAAATGCTCAAGAAATTCGGCGACAACGTTTTCCAAGGCCGCGTGATCGAGGTACACATCGGCACCCTACCCGCCGACCAAGCGTTCACCTTCACGGACTGGACCGCGGAAATGAAGGCAAAGGCTTCGATTTGTATCTCAGAAAACGAGACTTTGATCGAGTCCCTCGAAATTGCTAAAAACCGTATCCAAATCATGATCGAAAAGGGCATGGATAACGACGCCCAAGTCCTCCAAGGATTGATCGACAAGGCAAACCAGAGAATCGCTGAAATCCGTTCCGGCGAGAAGCCTGCCCTCACACCTGATGAGAGCGCCAAGTACTTCGCCGAGTTCGTGGTCGACCTCGATATTATCGACGAACCGATGATCGCTGACCCGGACGTCAACAATGAAGACGTATCCAAGCGTTACACTCACGATACCATCCGCGAAGTATCCTACTACGGAGGAGACAAGAAGGTGGACCTCGGTTTCGTCGGTTCCTGCATGGTACATAAGGGCGACCTTAAGATCGTAGCTCAAATGCTCAAAAACTTGGAGAAGGAGAGCGGCAAGGTAGAATTCCATGCTCCTCTCGTTGTGGCAGCGCCTACTTACAATATCATCGACGAGCTCAAGGAAGAAGGTGACTGGAACATCCTTCAGAAATATTCCGGCTTCGAATTCAACGACGATGCCCCCAAGGGCTCCGCTCGTACCGAATACGAAAACATGATGTACCTGGAGCGTCCGGGCTGTAACCTCTGTATGGGCAACCAAGAGAAAGCGGCAAGGGGCGATACCGTAATGGCTACCTCCACCCGCCTCTTCCAAGGCCGCGTAGTTGAAGACTCCGATCGCAAGAAAGGTGAATCCCTATTGGCTTCCACTCCAGTCGTAGTGCTTTCCGCAATACTTGGAAGAATCCCGAATATGGAAGAATACAAAACCGCGGTAGAAGGAATCAACCTGACGAAGTTCGCTCCACCGCGTGAGCGACTGGTTGGCTAGTACGAAACCACTTTAATTCCACAAAGGGTCCGAGAGAATTCTCGGACCCTTTTTTTGAATCGAAAAGACAAGTGCCCCCAGAGATTTCTCATTAGGGAACAAGCCTCTCGAGAGGCCTTACATCTAACCAAATGGCTAGCGGCCATTACAATCATCCGTCCTCGGGTCACCGAAATCCGTCTCGGAGTAGCTCTAGGGAAGCACCCCTGCTAGAGTGGCCCCACAATTTATTTTTCGGAAACACAAGTCGTTAGAGGGCGGTCCGCGAAAGCGGGCCGCCACTTTTTTAACTCAAAGCTCTAGAGCAAAGAATTGGGCATTTAGAGAAATTCGCACTAAAAACGCTTCACATGAAATTATGCCTCATAGCGTTCCTCTTTTTTCCGCTAGTCTTGAGCTCCGCTTCCGAGAAAAGATCGGTCTGGAGCACCGATTACCAGAAAGCCCGAGACCTAGCTTTCGAGAGCTCCAAACCGATGCTGTTATTCTTCACCGGTTCCGATTGGTGCATTTGGTGCCAGAAACTAGAAAGAGAACTGTTTTCCCAAGAAGAATTCGCGAGTCGTATCGAAGAAATCGCGACACCGGTCAAAGTCGATTTTCCGCAACGTCGCAAACTCCCTCCGCGTAAAGGTCGACGCAACGATTTGCTAAAAGCCCAATTTGAAGTGACCGCCTTTCCTACCGTCATCTACTACGATCCTTCCGACGACACGATACTTTGGCGGCATTCCTACTTCGCCACGAATTCAAAGCAATATCTAGCGGAGCTCTCCGCCCGACTCTCCTCAAAGCCCCAAGCACCCGCCGAATAAATAAGCTCCCGGGTCAATAGCGCCCCCGACTGCTAGCTTCCTATTACCCCCTTGGATAAAGCGAGCCCACCCACCTGCTTCGTTGACTACCAGCGAACGCTCCCTATTGCAATCTGTGTGCATCTATGAATCACGCCGTAGCTAAAACCATCTTCCTCTCCCTCCTCCTTTCGTTCCCCGCGATTTCCTTGCTTCTCGCCGAGGCCGCTCCCCTCAAGGTTGTCGTCTCAATTTTGCCACAACAAGCAATCGTCGAAGGCGTTGGCGGCGATAACGTCGAAGTCATCACCATGGTCCCTCCGGGCATCCACCCGAACACATTCGAGCCATCTCCCTCGAAAATGGCATCTATCGCGAATGCCGACCTCTACGTAGCGATCGACCTGCCTCACGAACGAAACTGGATTCCGCAAATATTGGAAATACAGCCAGATCTCCCCCTTCTTCACACCCGAGATTTCGTGCAAACTCGCACCATTAGCGGTCATGTTCACCACGATCACGATTCGCATGACGATCACGCAGACGAGGAAATGGTCGACCCGCATATCTGGTTGGCCGCGCCCCAGCTTCGAGACACTGCCCTCGCCATACGAGACAAGCTCATTTCCATGGATCCCGGCCGTGCCGCTGACTACCGAACAAATGCCGACGCTTGGTTAAAGAAGCTTGAGGCCGTCCACGCAGCCGCCACCGCCAAACTAGATCCCTTTCGCGGCCGGGCCTTCCTCGTTTTCCATCCGGCCTGGGGCTACATTAGCGACAGCTACGGACTTCGCCAGATAGCCATCGAGCAAGAAGGCATGCCTCCCGGGCCTCGTATGATCGCCAAAGCCATCGACACCGCTCGCGCCGAAGGGCTTCTAACAATTTTCGTGCAAAAACACTTTAGCCAGAAAGAAGCCCGAACCATCGCTATCGAGATTGGCGGATCAGTCACCCAGATCGACCCTTTCCACGAAGATCCCATCGAAAACCTCCAATCCATCACAGACGCTCTGGCATCCTCCTTTAAATGACTTCGCCCCTACCGCTGAGCATCGATAACTTGAGCTTTAATCGAGGCGGACAATCGGTCCTCGAAAAGGTGTCGCTGCGGATCGAGGGTCCCGGACTCTACGGTTTGATTGGTCCGAACGGCGGAGGCAAGTCTACCCTCCTGAACCTAATTCTTGGCTTGTTGAATCCCACTAGCGGCCAGATACGAGTTTTCGATAAGCCTCCTGCCAAAGCAGCCTCAAAAATCGGCTTCGTCCCACAAGCCGCCAAGTTCGATCGGGAATTCCCAGTGACACTGAAGGGATTGGTGGAAACCGGCTTGCTTGGACCTAAACTGTGGTCGCGGAACTCCGCCAAGTCCAAGCAGTCTCGCGTAAACGAGGCCCTGAAGGCGGCCAAAGTAGAACCCTTGGCCAAACGGGCTTTATCCGCCCTATCCGGGGGCGAATTGCAACGCGGGCTCATCGCCCGAGCTCTAGCGACCAACCCGGAGATGCTCCTGTTCGACGAACCTACCGCCAGCGTCGATCACTCTCACGCGGCTTCCCTTTTTGAATTGATGTGCAAGCTTGGACAACATCGGCCCATCATCGTAGTTTCCCATGACCTAGCTCAGATAGCCGCTCACTGCGACCAGGTCTTCTGCATGGAACATAAACTTTGGGAAGCCCCCGAAAAGCCGACCGCCGCTAGCCTTGCCAACCAGATATTTGGCGGCGAGGTCCACTGTCACCGGAAGGAGGAGTGCACGCAATGTCACTCTTAACCTACGCCTTCATGCGCTGGGCACTAGGCGCTGGCGTCGTATCCGCGTTGGCTTGCGGCTTGATCGGTCCTTTCGTACGAGTCCGTCGCCTCGCCTTTCTCGCCGGAGCGGTTGCCCACTCGGCCTTGGGCGGACTGGGAGTCGCCTACTACTATGGCTTTGCTCCAGAGGCGGGCGCCTTACCCGCTGCTGTGGTTTCCGCTTTCCTGATCGGCTGGTTGGACAAACGCGGCAGAAGTAGCGGCCACGGCCATGAAGACGCCTTGATCGGAGCGATTTGGGCGGTCGGTATGGCGGTTGGCATCCTATTCATATCGCGTACGCCTGGCTACAACGTTCAGCTGATGAGCTACCTGTTTGGCTCGATCCTCACCGCAGGCCCAGATCGCCTCATGTTTATGACCGGCGGTCTGATCGTGGTCGCTCTGCCTTTGATCATATTCTGGCGCCCTTTGGTTGCTGCCAGCCTCGATCCCGAGTTCGCCCGACTGCGAGGTTTGCCAGTCGATGGGCTCAATTATCTGCTACTCACTTTGATCGCGATCGCAGTGGTGCTGCTCATTCAAGTGGTAGGCCTCATCCTCGTCTTGGCTTTGCTAACGCTGCCCTCGGCCTCGGCCGCCCACTGGGCCCGCGGTATGGTCGCCATGGTGGGGCTAGCGTCCCTTATCGCCTTGGCTTCGATATTCGTGGGACTGGAAGCCGCGGTCTCTTTGGATTGGCCTGCCGGCCCCGTAATCGTGCTCGCTGCAGCCAGCCTCTTTAGCCTCTCCTCCATCCTTCGGCACATAGTTCCGGCTAAGCTGGTGAAGACGGGGAAAACCGATTCCGCTAAATCGAGGCATCAAGCGTAGATAACGTATCGATACTCTGGTTACAGTTTCTTCAAACTTGGGACGGGTACGTTCTTTGGAACGGTAGCTCATGGCACAGGACGCGCCAAGGAGATAGCAGCGGTCTTCGTTCCCGCTTTCGGTCTAAAAACGATAGACAGCCGTCCTAAAATAGTTGGAGCTTCTCTGGCTTCAGTCTGAAACGAAATCCAATTACATCCCTTTACGAGTCGAGTGAATCCGTCTCGGAGTAGAGGATACAGATCCGCGGTGATATAGTCTCCGTCATGCTGCGACCTCTTTCAGAGCGGTCATAGCAAACCACTCACTCCTGAGATGTTCACTAAATCCAATAGAGCGATAGTTTGCGAAATCAGTTCGCCTAACCGACAAGCACGGGCGGACTTGGAAAATATCGCAAGGACCTGCGCAAGCGATTTGCAGATGCCCCTTTCGCTATCGATAGAGGCAAGAAGGCTGTCTCTAGATGGACAACCCCTCATTACTATAACGGTACCACCCGAGCTTTCACCGCAAAGCGAAGCAGCTTTCAAGCTAGCTAGCTGCATCGCCGGATTTTGCCCCTACGCAAAGGTGTGCGCCCGAGTCGCAAGTCAAAGGGCTAATTTTTCAACAAGCAATTAATGAACAGACTGACTATTCCCACCAAGGACACTTCTAGCCACATAAAAGAAAAACCGGTTACTTTCAGAACAGA
It encodes the following:
- a CDS encoding thioredoxin family protein, which gives rise to MKLCLIAFLFFPLVLSSASEKRSVWSTDYQKARDLAFESSKPMLLFFTGSDWCIWCQKLERELFSQEEFASRIEEIATPVKVDFPQRRKLPPRKGRRNDLLKAQFEVTAFPTVIYYDPSDDTILWRHSYFATNSKQYLAELSARLSSKPQAPAE
- a CDS encoding metal ABC transporter solute-binding protein, Zn/Mn family, producing the protein MNHAVAKTIFLSLLLSFPAISLLLAEAAPLKVVVSILPQQAIVEGVGGDNVEVITMVPPGIHPNTFEPSPSKMASIANADLYVAIDLPHERNWIPQILEIQPDLPLLHTRDFVQTRTISGHVHHDHDSHDDHADEEMVDPHIWLAAPQLRDTALAIRDKLISMDPGRAADYRTNADAWLKKLEAVHAAATAKLDPFRGRAFLVFHPAWGYISDSYGLRQIAIEQEGMPPGPRMIAKAIDTARAEGLLTIFVQKHFSQKEARTIAIEIGGSVTQIDPFHEDPIENLQSITDALASSFK
- a CDS encoding metal ABC transporter ATP-binding protein translates to MTSPLPLSIDNLSFNRGGQSVLEKVSLRIEGPGLYGLIGPNGGGKSTLLNLILGLLNPTSGQIRVFDKPPAKAASKIGFVPQAAKFDREFPVTLKGLVETGLLGPKLWSRNSAKSKQSRVNEALKAAKVEPLAKRALSALSGGELQRGLIARALATNPEMLLFDEPTASVDHSHAASLFELMCKLGQHRPIIVVSHDLAQIAAHCDQVFCMEHKLWEAPEKPTAASLANQIFGGEVHCHRKEECTQCHS
- a CDS encoding metal ABC transporter permease → MSLLTYAFMRWALGAGVVSALACGLIGPFVRVRRLAFLAGAVAHSALGGLGVAYYYGFAPEAGALPAAVVSAFLIGWLDKRGRSSGHGHEDALIGAIWAVGMAVGILFISRTPGYNVQLMSYLFGSILTAGPDRLMFMTGGLIVVALPLIIFWRPLVAASLDPEFARLRGLPVDGLNYLLLTLIAIAVVLLIQVVGLILVLALLTLPSASAAHWARGMVAMVGLASLIALASIFVGLEAAVSLDWPAGPVIVLAAASLFSLSSILRHIVPAKLVKTGKTDSAKSRHQA